The genomic segment GATCGTCGCAGCCTTCTTTCAGTGTTGGGTAAGCGAACATGCCGCTTCCCGCAATGAAGCAGTTGGCGCCGGCTGCACAACATTGGGAAATGGTCCAGTTGGCCTTGATTCCGCCGTCGACTTCAATATCAACAGTGAGACCACGCTCATCGACGGTTTTTCTCAGTTGTGAAATCTTGTCCAGCATGGTGGGGATGTAAGCCTGACCACCAAAGCCAGGATTCACAGTCATCACAAGCACGTGATCGACCAAGTCGAGCACGTTTTTGACCATCTCCATCGGAGTATGGGGATTCATCGCAACAGATGGACTCCCGCCGAGCTGTCGAATCTTGCCAAGCACTCGGTGCAGGTGGGTGTTGGCTTCCACGTGAGCAATAACAACTCCAGGTTCTCCGTTTGGTCCCTTGCTTGCATCGACGTATTGCTCAAGCATCGTTTCTGAGTTGTATTGACTGACCATCAGCTGAGTTTCAAACTTCACATCGCAGTATTTGCGACACGCCTTGATCAGTTCTGGGCCAAATGTGAGGTTGGGCACGAAGTTACCGTCCATCACGTCAAACTGAATCCTGTCGACACCAGCTGCTTCGAGATCCTTCACGCATTGGCCCATGGCAGCCCAATCAGCGGGCAGCACCGATGGGATGATCTGAATTGGGCGTTCGGATGCGGTCATGGAGGGTCTGAAAACTCGGGGGACTTTAGAGAAGCGCCATCGATATCAGGCTTGTTCGAAGTCACTGATACAGTAAGCCGCGCTTTTGAGCGAAAAGCCCAGTGGCGCCAAGTCCTGAGAGCTGCTCCTCACCGCATCTAGTTCCCCGCCGCACTCCAGTGGATCGCACTCTCATCCAGGAAATTCTCGAGGTTGTTGAGCAGGCAGCCATCGCCTCTGCTCGCCTCACAGGCCTCGGCAAAAAGGATGAAGCCGATGCTGCAGCCGTTGAAGCCATGCGTCAGCGCATGGGCCAGATTCAGATGCAGGGTCGAATTGTGATTGGAGAAGGCGAGCGCGATGAAGCTCCCATGCTGTACATCGGCGAAGAGGTGGGCAGCGGTACTGGTCCTGGAGTGGATTTTGCCGTTGATCCTTGCGAAGGCACCAACCTTTGCGCCAACAATCAGCGCGGATCGATGGCTGTGCTTGCGGCTTCTGACCGAGGCGGCTTGTTCAATGCGCCTGACTTTTATATGAAAAAGCTGGCGGCTCCTCCGGCAGCCAAAGGCAAAGTCGACATCCGCAAGTCCGCAACCGAAAACATCAAGATTCTCAGCGAATGCCTCGGACTAGCTGTTGATGAGCTCACCATCGTTGTGATGGACCGGACGCGTCACAAGGATCTGATTGCGGAAATCCGTTCGACTGGTGCTCGTGTTCAACCCATCTCGGATGGTGACGTCCAGGCCGCCATTGCTTGTGGTTTCGCCGGAACAGGCACCCATTGCCTGATGGGCATCGGCGCAGCCCCCGAGGGTGTGATCTCCGCGGCTGCCATGCGTGCTCTGGGTGGACATTTCCAGGGTCAGCTTGTGTATGACCCAGCAGTGGCTCAAACCAAGGAATGGGCTGATCTCACCAAGGAGGGCAACCTGGCTCGTTTGGCAGAAATGGGCATCAGTGATCCCGACAAGATCTATGAGGCTGATGAGCTCGCATCCGGTGAGCATGTGGTGTTCGCTGGCAGCGGTATCACCGATGGTCTGCTCTTCCACGGCGTTAAGTTCGAAAAGGACTGCACGCGTACCAGCAGCCTTGTCATTAGCAATCTCGACGACACCTGCCGTTTCACCAACACGGTTCACATCAAGGAAGGTGCACAGAGCATCGCTCTGAGCTGATCTCCTTCTTTCCGCAGCGAGGGTTTTCTCCATGCACATCGCCGTTGTCGGCCTCAGTCATCGAACGGCACCGGTTGAAGTGCGCGAAAAGCTCAGTATTCCTGAGCAAACCATGGAGGAATCCCTACAAAACCTGCGGGGGCATGACCAGGTGCTTGAGGCTTCGATTCTCAGCACCTGCAACCGTTTAGAGATCTATACCCTTGTTCGCAATCCTGAACTGGGAATTTCGGCTGTCAGGGAATTTTTGAGTGGACATTCCGGACTGGACACTGGAGATCTCAAACCCCACCTGTTTACGTTCCATCACGAGGACGCCGTTGGTCATCTGATGAGGGTCGCCGCCGGTCTTGACAGCTTGGTTCTTGGTGAGGGGCAGATTTTGTCTCAAGTCAAGAAAATGATGCGCCTGGGCCAGGAGCACAAATCGCTCGGCCCGATCCTGAATCGCTTGCTCACTCAAG from the Synechococcus sp. UW179A genome contains:
- the rpe gene encoding ribulose-phosphate 3-epimerase is translated as MTASERPIQIIPSVLPADWAAMGQCVKDLEAAGVDRIQFDVMDGNFVPNLTFGPELIKACRKYCDVKFETQLMVSQYNSETMLEQYVDASKGPNGEPGVVIAHVEANTHLHRVLGKIRQLGGSPSVAMNPHTPMEMVKNVLDLVDHVLVMTVNPGFGGQAYIPTMLDKISQLRKTVDERGLTVDIEVDGGIKANWTISQCCAAGANCFIAGSGMFAYPTLKEGCDDLRRVAQEARAGKVLPTPA
- the glpX gene encoding class II fructose-bisphosphatase, with product MDRTLIQEILEVVEQAAIASARLTGLGKKDEADAAAVEAMRQRMGQIQMQGRIVIGEGERDEAPMLYIGEEVGSGTGPGVDFAVDPCEGTNLCANNQRGSMAVLAASDRGGLFNAPDFYMKKLAAPPAAKGKVDIRKSATENIKILSECLGLAVDELTIVVMDRTRHKDLIAEIRSTGARVQPISDGDVQAAIACGFAGTGTHCLMGIGAAPEGVISAAAMRALGGHFQGQLVYDPAVAQTKEWADLTKEGNLARLAEMGISDPDKIYEADELASGEHVVFAGSGITDGLLFHGVKFEKDCTRTSSLVISNLDDTCRFTNTVHIKEGAQSIALS